The genome window ATTCGTCATTCCAGATCATGGCGGCACCTCAAAAACCAGGTTCGGGGATAAAGGTGAAAGGTTCGAGGGCCAGAGCCCAAAATCACGCGCGGGCGGTAACCGCCCTGTCTCAGACGCTTCTGCCGAGGGTGAAGGCCTTGAGATTCACCTCGAGGAACTTGGCCGGCACCAGCTTGTTGAGCGCCTCGACCCAGGTCTCCTCCTCGAGCTCGAGAGAGCGGGAGAGGGTCCCGAGCAGGGCGACGTTGGCGGTCTTCAGGTTGCCGGCCTCGCGTGCCAGTTCCATGCCGTTGACGATCTTCGCCCCGGGGACCGCGGCCTCGATCTTGGCGGGAATGTCTTCGGGGTAGGCGCTGACGCCCATGGAGACGGTCGCCGGGATGACCTTCAGGTCGTTGGCCACGACGTCTCCGCCGGCCCGCAGCGAAGGCAGGTTGCGGTAGGTTTCGAGAAGCTCGAAGCCGAACAGGATGTCCGCCTCTCCCTCGGGAATGAGGGGGGAGAGGACCTTGGGGCCGAAGCGCACGTGGGAGGTGACGCTGCCGCCGCGCTGGCTCATGCCGTGGATCTCGCTCTTCTTCACGTCGTGGCCGGCGAGCATCAGGGCCTCGGAGAGGACCTCGCTGGCGAGCAGGGTTCCCTGTCCGCCGACTCCTGCCAGAAGGATGTTTTTCACGCTATTCGTCATGGGAAACTCCGAAAGCGTCGAAAGTGCAGACCTGTTCGCAGACCCCGCACCCGACGCACAGCAGTTTGTTGACCACGGCCTTGCCCTTGCCCCCCTCCTCGGAGGTCCATTCGATGGCGGGGCATCCGATCTTCAGGCAGGCTTTGCAGCCGGTGCACTTCTCCGGGTCGACGATCAGGGGCGGACGCCTTTCAGCGCCGCCGCGGCGCTCGAGCATGCAGATGCGCCGGGTGATGACGACCGAGGGCTCGTCCCTGCCCATGGCCCCTTCGAGCGCTTCGCGGGTCGCCGGAAGGTCGTAGGGGTCAACGACCTGGAGGTCCTTGACGCCGAGGGCGCGGCAGAGGGTCTCGATGTCGACGGTAGTTGTCTCTCCGCCGTCGAGGGTGTAACCGGTGGCGGGGTTGTCCTGGCGGCCGGTCATCGCCGTGGCGCTGTTGTCGAGGATGACGATCGTCGCCGGGACACGGTTGTAAACCATGTCCATCAGGCTGTTGACCCCGGTGTGCAAAAAGGTGGAATCGCCCATGACGCCGACAACCTTCGACTTCTCGGCGGCGGGCACGACCCGGTTCAGGCCGGAGGCGTTGCTGATGCCGGCCCCCATGCAGACGCAGGAGTCCATCGCCGAGAGCGGCGGCAGCGCGGCGAGGGTGTAGCAGCCGATGTCCCCGGTGACGAAGGCGCCGAGCCTCTTGAGGATGTGAAAGAGACCGCGGTGGGAACACCCCGGGCACATGGCGGGGGGCCTTGCGGGCAGGGCCTCCTCGACGGGATGGGCGACGGGGGCCTCCTCGCCGGTCAAAGCGGTCTTGACCCGGCCGGGGGTCAGTTCGCCGCAGATCGGGAAGATCTCTTTGCCCTGAACGGCGATCCCCATCGCCTTGACCTGCTCCTCGATGAAGGGGTCGAGTTCCTCGATGACGTAGAGAGTCTTGAAACGCTTCGCGAAGGAGCGGATCAGGTTCTTCGGCAGGGGATAGACCATCCCGAGCTTGAGGACGGAAGCCTCGGGCAGGATCTCCCGGGCATACTGATAGGAGATTCCCGAGGTGATCACGCCGACGTCGGAGGTCCCCTCATCGATCCGGTTGAAGGGCTGGGTGCAGGCCCACTCCTCCAGGTCGACGATGCGCTGCTCCACGAGGGGGTGGCGCTTGCGGGCGTTGCCCGGGAGCATGACGAGCTTCTCGGGATTGCGCTCCAGGCACGGCTCGGGCAGGCCGGTGACCGGCTCCTCCAGGGAGACGATCGACTTGCCGTGGGAGATGCGGGTGTTGGAGCGGAGCAGGACCGGGGTGTCGAACTTCTCGCTGATCTCGAAGGCGAGGCGGGTGAAGGCGCGGGCCTCTTCGCTGTCGGCCGGCTCGAGCATCGGCACCTTGGAGAAGCGGGCGTAGTGGCGGCTGTCCTGCTCGTCCTGGGAGGAGTGCATCTCCGGGTCGTCGGCGACGACGAGGACGAGTCCGCCCCGCACCCCGATGTAGGAGAGGGTGAAGAGGGGGTCGGCGGCGACGTTGAGTCCGACGTGCTTCATGGCCGCCAGGGCGCGGGCCCCGCCGAAGGAGGCGCCGATGGCGACCTCGAGGGCGACTTTCTCGTTGGGCGCCCAGGAGGAGTAGATTTCAGGGTAACGGGTAATGTTTTCGAGGATTTCGGTGCTCGGGGTCCCCGGGTAAGCCGAGGCGAGCCGCACCCCGGCCTCGAAGGCCCCCCGTGCGATGGCCTCGTTTCCAGAGAGAATCGCTTTGTTCATGCTACATCCCAATAGGTCAAGAGAAGTGTTCTAAGGTACTCATCAGAGAGGCGAAATACGAGCTGTGAATATAGCTCACCGGGCGGATTATTGTCAATCGCTTCGCCCGGGGAAAGAGGCCTCTTTCCCCGGGCCGGTGAGGAGAATCCCTTCCAAGAGGCCGAAGTCGCTCACCGTCAGGCGCTCCCGGCCGAAGAGTTCCATCAGCCCGAGCACCAGGCGCGTCCCGGGAACGATCAGGTCCCCCCTTCCCCGTTCCATGCCGGCAAGGGCTTCCCGCCCTTCGGGAGGCAGCCCCTCCAGGAG of Desulfuromonas sp. contains these proteins:
- a CDS encoding indolepyruvate oxidoreductase subunit beta, which translates into the protein MTNSVKNILLAGVGGQGTLLASEVLSEALMLAGHDVKKSEIHGMSQRGGSVTSHVRFGPKVLSPLIPEGEADILFGFELLETYRNLPSLRAGGDVVANDLKVIPATVSMGVSAYPEDIPAKIEAAVPGAKIVNGMELAREAGNLKTANVALLGTLSRSLELEEETWVEALNKLVPAKFLEVNLKAFTLGRSV
- the iorA gene encoding indolepyruvate ferredoxin oxidoreductase subunit alpha; the encoded protein is MNKAILSGNEAIARGAFEAGVRLASAYPGTPSTEILENITRYPEIYSSWAPNEKVALEVAIGASFGGARALAAMKHVGLNVAADPLFTLSYIGVRGGLVLVVADDPEMHSSQDEQDSRHYARFSKVPMLEPADSEEARAFTRLAFEISEKFDTPVLLRSNTRISHGKSIVSLEEPVTGLPEPCLERNPEKLVMLPGNARKRHPLVEQRIVDLEEWACTQPFNRIDEGTSDVGVITSGISYQYAREILPEASVLKLGMVYPLPKNLIRSFAKRFKTLYVIEELDPFIEEQVKAMGIAVQGKEIFPICGELTPGRVKTALTGEEAPVAHPVEEALPARPPAMCPGCSHRGLFHILKRLGAFVTGDIGCYTLAALPPLSAMDSCVCMGAGISNASGLNRVVPAAEKSKVVGVMGDSTFLHTGVNSLMDMVYNRVPATIVILDNSATAMTGRQDNPATGYTLDGGETTTVDIETLCRALGVKDLQVVDPYDLPATREALEGAMGRDEPSVVITRRICMLERRGGAERRPPLIVDPEKCTGCKACLKIGCPAIEWTSEEGGKGKAVVNKLLCVGCGVCEQVCTFDAFGVSHDE